One Amorphoplanes digitatis genomic window carries:
- a CDS encoding DUF2252 domain-containing protein: protein MDAAPDLSPSDGDGVPGTGGDGGFASLRTPARPRAARYELGRSLRERSPRTDLADWKPAPDRVDPIRQLAEAHQGRLPRLIPVRVGRMVASPYAFLRGSANIMADDFAPLPHTGITPVICGDAHLGNFGFYASPERELVFDLNDFDEAHPGAWEWDLRRLVTSVWVAGRQNGFREHACADAVRHCVAEYREQIGHLAAQPLLARSFAALDVDDLRRAATKAGFREEIERAARRARRRTSDRALPRFTEQHDGTVRLVQEPPLITRPSDREYAHLAAALDGYLNTLPPHWARILAGYRIVDIAHKVVGVGSVGLRAYVALCEGSSPDDVVFLQLKQARRSVIAKHQHGDAAWHRHQGQRVVEYQQALQTVSDPLLGWATIADRQFYVRQFRDMKGAILVEDIDATALGDYAGICGYLLAKSHARTSGASMIAGYIGGSDKLDEMFARFARAYADQVESDHQCLVDAVRKGQMIAEGAA, encoded by the coding sequence ATGGACGCAGCCCCGGATTTGTCGCCGAGCGACGGCGACGGCGTGCCCGGCACCGGCGGCGACGGCGGCTTCGCCTCGCTGCGCACCCCCGCCCGGCCCCGCGCGGCGCGCTACGAACTCGGCCGCTCCCTGCGCGAACGCTCGCCGCGCACCGACCTGGCCGACTGGAAGCCCGCGCCGGACCGGGTCGACCCGATCCGGCAGCTCGCCGAGGCACACCAGGGGCGGCTGCCCCGGCTGATCCCGGTACGCGTCGGCCGCATGGTCGCGTCGCCCTACGCGTTCCTGCGCGGCTCGGCGAACATCATGGCCGACGACTTCGCACCGCTGCCGCACACCGGGATCACGCCGGTGATCTGCGGCGACGCCCACCTCGGCAACTTCGGCTTCTACGCATCCCCCGAGCGCGAACTCGTCTTCGACCTCAACGACTTCGACGAGGCGCACCCGGGCGCCTGGGAGTGGGACCTGCGCCGGCTCGTCACCAGCGTCTGGGTCGCCGGCCGGCAGAACGGCTTCCGCGAGCACGCCTGCGCGGACGCGGTACGGCACTGCGTCGCGGAGTACCGCGAGCAGATCGGCCACCTCGCCGCGCAGCCGCTGCTGGCCCGCTCCTTCGCCGCCCTCGACGTCGACGACCTGCGCCGGGCGGCCACCAAGGCCGGCTTCCGCGAGGAGATCGAACGGGCCGCCCGCCGGGCCCGGCGCCGCACCAGCGACCGCGCGCTGCCCCGCTTCACCGAACAGCACGACGGCACGGTCCGGCTGGTGCAGGAGCCGCCGCTGATCACCCGCCCCAGCGACCGGGAGTACGCACACCTGGCGGCGGCGCTCGACGGCTATCTGAACACGCTGCCGCCGCACTGGGCCCGGATCCTGGCCGGCTACCGGATCGTCGACATCGCGCACAAGGTGGTCGGGGTCGGCTCGGTCGGGCTGCGGGCCTACGTGGCGCTGTGCGAGGGCAGCAGCCCCGACGACGTGGTGTTCCTCCAGCTCAAGCAGGCCCGCCGGTCGGTGATCGCGAAGCACCAGCACGGCGACGCGGCCTGGCACCGCCACCAGGGCCAGCGGGTGGTCGAGTACCAGCAGGCGCTCCAGACGGTCAGCGACCCGCTGCTGGGCTGGGCCACGATCGCCGACCGGCAGTTCTACGTCAGGCAGTTCCGCGACATGAAGGGCGCGATCCTGGTCGAGGACATCGACGCGACCGCGCTCGGCGACTACGCGGGCATCTGCGGCTACCTGCTCGCCAAGAGCCACGCCCGGACCAGCGGCGCGTCGATGATCGCGGGCTACATCGGCGGCAGCGACAAGCTCGACGAGATGTTCGCCCGGTTCGCCCGCGCATACGCGGACCAGGTAGAAAGCGACCACCAATGCCTGGTGGACGCGGTCCGCAAGGGCCAGATGATCGCGGAGGGGGCGGCATGA
- a CDS encoding LacI family DNA-binding transcriptional regulator, which yields MDVKAARSPAMTDVARLAGVSHQTVSRVLNDHPNVREQTRLRVRAAIAELGYRPNRAARALVTGRSQLIGIVAQNSTLYGPASLLAAFEQAAAEAGFAVSVGSVGRLDRESIAGAVERHLDQRVAGLVVIAPVKSADDALEDMPVGVPLVTIDGDPQRSHTLVTVDQVAGARAATEHLLAAGHRTVWHISGPVDWYDAAGRIEGWRGALLDAGAEVPPLMTADWSASSGFDAGRMLARMPEVTAVFAANDHQALGLLRAFSEHGRRVPRDVSVVGFDDVPEAAYFIPPLTTVRPDFDAVAQAGLDLLLAQITDEATPPNRIIIAPTLVERASVAPPG from the coding sequence ATGGACGTCAAGGCAGCGCGCAGCCCGGCGATGACCGATGTCGCGAGGCTGGCCGGCGTCTCGCACCAGACCGTCTCGCGGGTGCTCAATGATCATCCCAACGTGCGCGAGCAGACCCGGCTGCGGGTGCGTGCCGCCATCGCGGAGCTCGGCTACCGGCCCAACCGCGCGGCCCGGGCGCTGGTCACCGGCCGCTCCCAGCTGATCGGCATCGTCGCGCAGAACAGCACCCTGTACGGCCCGGCCTCGCTGCTCGCCGCGTTCGAGCAGGCCGCCGCGGAGGCCGGCTTCGCGGTCAGCGTCGGCAGCGTCGGGCGCCTGGACCGGGAGTCGATCGCCGGCGCGGTGGAGCGGCACCTGGACCAGCGCGTCGCCGGGCTGGTGGTGATCGCGCCCGTCAAGTCCGCCGACGACGCGCTCGAGGACATGCCGGTCGGCGTGCCGCTGGTGACGATCGACGGCGATCCGCAGCGTTCGCACACCCTCGTCACTGTCGATCAGGTCGCCGGCGCCCGGGCCGCCACCGAGCACCTGCTGGCCGCGGGCCACCGCACGGTCTGGCACATCTCCGGGCCGGTGGACTGGTACGACGCGGCCGGGCGCATCGAGGGCTGGCGCGGCGCGCTGCTGGACGCCGGCGCCGAGGTGCCGCCGCTGATGACCGCGGACTGGTCGGCCTCGTCCGGCTTCGACGCCGGGCGGATGCTGGCGCGGATGCCCGAGGTCACCGCCGTCTTCGCCGCCAACGACCATCAGGCGCTCGGCCTGCTGCGCGCGTTCAGCGAGCACGGCCGCCGGGTGCCGCGGGACGTCAGCGTCGTCGGCTTCGACGACGTGCCCGAGGCGGCGTACTTCATCCCGCCGCTGACCACGGTCCGGCCGGACTTCGACGCGGTCGCCCAGGCGGGCCTCGACCTGCTGCTGGCGCAGATCACCGACGAGGCGACGCCGCCGAACCGGATCATCATCGCGCCGACCCTGGTCGAGCGGGCGAGCGTGGCCCCGCCCGGCTGA
- the araB gene encoding ribulokinase codes for MPVAGSETYVIGVDFGTLSGRAVVVRVADGAELGSAVHDYRHAVLTEALPDGTPLGHDWALQVPGDYLDVLREAVPAAVRGAGVDPAQVVGIGTDFTACTMIPTLADGTPLSELDGLANRPHAYVKLWRHHAAQPHADRINQLAAKRGEAWLPRYGGLISSEWEFAKGLQLLEEDPEIYHRMDRWVEAADWIIWRLTGAYVRNACTAGYKGIRQDGHYPAPDFLAELNPAFAGFVADKLDQPIGELGDAAGTLTAEAAAWTGLPEGIAVAVGNVDAHVTSAAAQALEPGQLVAIMGTSTCHVVNGEEAVVVPGMCGVVDGGIVAGLWGYEAGQSGVGDIFAAYLRHLAPEFTHERLTELAARQRPGEHGLIALDWHSGNRSVLVDHELSGLLIGETLATRPEDVYRALIEATAFGTRTIIETFGRAGVPVGEFIAAGGLVRNALLMQIYADVLRMPLSVIGSEQGPALGSAIHAAAAAGAYPDVRSAAAAMGSKQTAVYRPDPRAADVYDELFAEYTRLHDYFGRGANKVMRNLRAIQRRSVSA; via the coding sequence ATGCCCGTCGCTGGTTCCGAGACGTATGTGATCGGCGTCGACTTCGGCACGCTCTCCGGGCGGGCCGTCGTCGTCCGCGTCGCCGACGGTGCCGAGCTCGGCTCGGCCGTGCACGACTATCGGCACGCGGTGCTCACCGAGGCCCTGCCCGACGGCACCCCGCTCGGTCACGACTGGGCGCTCCAGGTGCCGGGCGACTACCTCGACGTGCTGCGCGAGGCCGTGCCCGCCGCCGTGCGCGGCGCCGGCGTCGACCCGGCGCAGGTGGTCGGGATCGGCACCGACTTCACCGCGTGCACCATGATCCCGACGCTGGCCGACGGCACGCCGCTCAGCGAGCTCGACGGGCTGGCGAACCGGCCGCACGCGTACGTGAAGCTCTGGCGCCACCACGCCGCCCAGCCGCACGCCGACCGGATCAACCAGCTCGCCGCCAAGCGCGGCGAGGCCTGGCTGCCGCGGTACGGGGGCCTGATCTCCTCGGAGTGGGAGTTCGCCAAGGGCCTTCAGCTCCTCGAGGAGGACCCGGAGATCTACCACCGGATGGACCGCTGGGTGGAGGCCGCCGACTGGATCATCTGGCGGCTCACCGGCGCGTACGTGCGCAACGCCTGCACGGCCGGGTACAAGGGCATCCGCCAGGACGGGCACTACCCGGCGCCGGACTTCCTGGCCGAGCTGAACCCCGCCTTCGCCGGCTTCGTCGCCGACAAGCTGGACCAGCCGATCGGCGAACTGGGCGACGCGGCGGGGACGCTGACGGCCGAGGCCGCCGCCTGGACCGGGCTGCCCGAGGGCATCGCCGTGGCGGTCGGCAACGTCGACGCGCACGTCACCTCCGCGGCCGCGCAGGCGCTCGAACCCGGCCAGCTCGTCGCCATCATGGGCACCTCGACGTGTCACGTGGTGAACGGCGAGGAGGCCGTCGTCGTGCCCGGGATGTGCGGGGTGGTCGACGGCGGCATCGTCGCCGGGCTGTGGGGCTACGAGGCCGGGCAGAGCGGGGTCGGCGACATCTTCGCCGCCTACCTGCGCCACCTCGCACCGGAGTTCACCCACGAGCGGCTGACCGAGCTCGCCGCGCGGCAGCGGCCCGGCGAGCACGGGCTGATCGCGCTGGACTGGCACAGCGGCAACCGCTCGGTGCTCGTCGACCACGAGCTCTCCGGCCTGCTGATCGGCGAGACGCTCGCCACCCGGCCCGAGGACGTCTACCGGGCGCTGATCGAGGCGACCGCCTTCGGCACCCGCACGATCATCGAGACGTTCGGCCGGGCCGGCGTGCCCGTCGGCGAGTTCATCGCCGCGGGCGGGCTGGTGCGCAACGCGCTGCTGATGCAGATCTACGCCGACGTGCTCCGGATGCCGTTGTCGGTGATCGGCTCCGAGCAGGGCCCGGCGCTGGGCTCGGCCATCCACGCGGCGGCCGCCGCCGGCGCGTACCCGGACGTCCGCTCGGCCGCGGCGGCGATGGGCAGCAAGCAGACCGCGGTGTACCGGCCCGACCCGCGGGCCGCGGACGTCTACGACGAGCTGTTCGCGGAGTACACCAGGCTGCACGACTACTTCGGCCGCGGCGCCAACAAGGTCATGCGCAACCTGCGGGCCATCCAGCGCCGGTCGGTCTCGGCATGA
- a CDS encoding L-ribulose-5-phosphate 4-epimerase has protein sequence MILTDAIKAIRRQVADLHAELPRNELVVWTAGNVSARVPGADLLVIKPSGVRYDEITADNMVVTDLDGNLVDGELSPSSDTAAHAYVYKHLPRVGGVVHTHSTYATAWSARGEAIPCVLTMIADEFGGEIPVGPFALIGDDSIGRGIVETLEGHRSPAVLMRNHGVFTVGATAKAAVKAAVMCEDVARTVHISRQLGAPVPIPQPDIDALYHRYQHAYGQESTR, from the coding sequence ATGATCCTCACGGACGCGATAAAGGCGATCCGCCGGCAGGTGGCGGACCTGCACGCCGAGCTTCCCCGCAACGAGCTGGTGGTCTGGACGGCCGGCAACGTCTCGGCCCGGGTGCCCGGCGCCGACCTGCTGGTCATCAAGCCGTCCGGGGTGCGCTACGACGAGATCACCGCGGACAACATGGTGGTCACGGACCTGGACGGCAACCTGGTCGACGGCGAGCTGAGCCCGTCGTCGGACACCGCCGCGCACGCGTACGTGTACAAGCACCTGCCGCGCGTCGGCGGCGTCGTGCACACCCACTCCACGTACGCGACGGCCTGGTCCGCCCGGGGCGAGGCGATCCCGTGCGTGCTGACGATGATCGCCGACGAGTTCGGCGGCGAGATCCCGGTCGGCCCGTTCGCGCTGATCGGCGACGACTCGATCGGCCGCGGCATCGTCGAGACCCTCGAGGGGCACCGCTCGCCGGCCGTCCTCATGCGCAACCACGGCGTCTTCACGGTCGGCGCCACCGCGAAGGCCGCCGTCAAGGCGGCGGTCATGTGCGAGGACGTCGCCCGGACCGTGCACATCTCGCGCCAGCTCGGTGCGCCGGTACCCATCCCGCAGCCGGACATCGACGCCCTCTACCACCGCTATCAGCACGCCTACGGACAGGAGTCCACCCGATGA
- the araA gene encoding L-arabinose isomerase: MKPQIWFLTGSQHLYGPETLDQVTSQSQQIQQLLTSSGGISAEIVSRPVLTDSAAIRKVMLEANADPACLGVIAWMHTFSPAKMWITGLDALRKPLLHLHTQLNQALPWASIDMDFMNLNQAAHGDREFGYIQTRMSVARKTVAGHAADPGVVARIDGWARAAAGVQRLRSLRLARFGDNMRDVAVTEGDKVEAELRFGVSVNTYGVNDLVAVVDAVPDGEIDALVAEYADAYVLDPALARGGERHDSLRYAARIEAGLRQFLTAGGFGAFTTNFEDLGGLRQLPGLAVQRLMADGYGFGGEGDWKTSALLAAVKAMSEGTGRGTSFMEDYTYHFGPGEQKILGAHMLEVCPSIASARPSCEIHPLGIGGREDPVRLVFDAAPGAGVVIGMVDLGDRFRLVANTIEVTAPDEPLPRLPVARAVWKPSPSLATSAESWLTAGGPHHTVLTQGAGVESLRDFATMLQTELLLIDERTTTYDFADRVRWNQAYYRQFAR, from the coding sequence ATGAAGCCCCAGATCTGGTTCCTCACCGGCAGCCAGCACCTCTACGGGCCCGAGACCCTGGACCAGGTCACCTCGCAGTCGCAGCAGATCCAGCAGCTACTCACCTCCTCGGGCGGGATCTCCGCCGAGATCGTCAGCAGGCCGGTGCTCACCGACAGCGCGGCGATCCGCAAGGTGATGCTCGAGGCCAACGCCGACCCGGCCTGCCTGGGCGTCATCGCCTGGATGCACACGTTCTCGCCGGCCAAGATGTGGATCACCGGGCTGGACGCGCTGCGCAAGCCGCTGCTGCACCTGCACACCCAGCTGAACCAGGCGCTGCCCTGGGCGTCCATCGACATGGACTTCATGAACCTCAACCAGGCCGCGCACGGCGACCGGGAGTTCGGCTACATACAGACCCGGATGAGCGTGGCCCGCAAAACCGTGGCGGGGCACGCCGCCGACCCGGGCGTGGTGGCCCGCATCGACGGCTGGGCCCGGGCCGCGGCCGGCGTGCAGCGCCTGCGCAGCCTGCGGCTCGCGCGCTTCGGCGACAACATGCGGGACGTGGCGGTCACCGAGGGCGACAAGGTCGAGGCCGAGCTGCGGTTCGGCGTCTCCGTCAACACGTACGGGGTGAACGACCTGGTCGCCGTCGTCGACGCGGTGCCGGACGGCGAGATCGACGCGCTGGTCGCGGAGTACGCGGACGCGTACGTGCTGGACCCGGCGCTGGCCCGCGGCGGCGAGCGGCACGACTCGCTGCGGTACGCGGCCCGGATCGAGGCCGGCCTGCGGCAGTTCCTCACCGCCGGCGGCTTCGGGGCGTTCACCACCAACTTCGAGGACCTCGGCGGCCTGCGCCAGCTTCCCGGCCTCGCCGTGCAGCGGCTGATGGCCGACGGCTACGGCTTCGGCGGCGAGGGCGACTGGAAGACGTCCGCCCTGCTCGCCGCCGTCAAGGCGATGAGCGAGGGCACCGGTCGCGGCACCTCGTTCATGGAGGACTACACGTACCATTTCGGCCCCGGCGAGCAGAAGATCCTCGGTGCGCACATGCTCGAGGTCTGCCCCAGCATCGCTTCCGCCCGGCCGTCCTGCGAGATCCACCCGCTGGGCATCGGCGGCCGCGAGGACCCCGTGCGCCTGGTCTTCGACGCCGCGCCCGGCGCGGGCGTGGTGATCGGCATGGTGGACCTCGGCGACCGTTTCCGGCTGGTCGCCAACACCATCGAGGTGACCGCCCCGGACGAGCCGCTGCCCAGGCTGCCGGTGGCCCGCGCCGTGTGGAAGCCGTCGCCGTCGCTGGCCACCTCCGCGGAGTCCTGGCTGACCGCCGGCGGGCCGCACCACACCGTGCTGACTCAGGGCGCCGGGGTGGAGTCGCTGCGCGACTTCGCCACGATGTTGCAGACGGAGCTGCTGCTCATCGATGAGCGCACCACCACCTATGACTTCGCCGACCGGGTTCGGTGGAACCAGGCTTATTACCGTCAGTTCGCAAGGTAG
- the chvE gene encoding multiple monosaccharide ABC transporter substrate-binding protein — protein MKLTRLASVATAMTLAAAMAACGSSEKTADQASGTGDNSGALVGVTMPTRSSERWIGDGDNLKKQLEAKGYKVDLQYAEDDIPTQVNQLDNQITRGAKLLIIASIDGTAITTQLQSAKEKNIPVIAYDRLIRDSPNVDYYATFDNFKVGVQQATSLLVGLKLLKEDGTTKGDAKGPLNVELFAGSPDDNNATFFFNGAMSVLQPYIDNKTLVVKSGQTDFKQVAILRWKPETAQKRMEDLLTSTYKGGVKVDGVLSPYDGLSIGILSALKSSGYGTTGQPYPVVTGQDAEVASVKSIIAGEQFATIYKDTRKLADTTVQMADAVLKGEKPATNNDKDYDNGVKVVPAQLLDSVIIYKSNYEKELVESGYYKASDLQ, from the coding sequence ATGAAGTTGACCCGACTCGCGTCGGTGGCCACGGCCATGACGCTGGCGGCGGCCATGGCCGCCTGCGGTTCGAGTGAGAAGACGGCCGACCAGGCCTCCGGCACCGGCGACAACAGCGGCGCGCTGGTCGGCGTCACCATGCCGACCCGCTCCTCCGAGCGGTGGATCGGCGACGGCGACAACCTCAAGAAGCAGCTCGAGGCCAAGGGCTACAAGGTCGACCTCCAGTACGCCGAGGACGACATCCCCACGCAGGTCAACCAGCTCGACAACCAGATCACCCGCGGCGCCAAGCTGCTGATCATCGCGTCCATCGACGGCACGGCGATCACCACGCAGCTCCAGAGCGCCAAGGAGAAGAACATCCCGGTCATCGCCTACGACCGGCTGATCCGGGACAGCCCGAACGTGGACTACTACGCCACCTTCGACAACTTCAAGGTCGGCGTGCAGCAGGCCACCTCGCTGCTGGTCGGCCTGAAGCTGCTGAAGGAGGACGGCACCACCAAGGGCGACGCCAAGGGTCCGCTGAACGTCGAGCTGTTCGCCGGCTCGCCGGACGACAACAACGCCACGTTCTTCTTCAACGGCGCGATGTCGGTCCTCCAGCCGTACATCGACAACAAGACCCTCGTCGTCAAGAGCGGCCAGACCGACTTCAAGCAGGTCGCCATCCTGCGCTGGAAGCCGGAGACCGCGCAGAAGCGCATGGAGGACCTGCTGACCTCGACGTACAAGGGTGGCGTCAAGGTCGACGGCGTGCTGTCGCCGTACGACGGCCTGTCCATCGGCATCCTGTCTGCGCTCAAGAGCAGCGGCTACGGCACCACCGGCCAGCCCTACCCGGTCGTCACCGGTCAGGACGCCGAGGTCGCGTCGGTGAAGTCGATCATCGCGGGTGAGCAGTTCGCGACCATCTACAAGGACACCCGCAAGCTCGCGGACACCACCGTCCAGATGGCCGACGCGGTCCTCAAGGGCGAGAAGCCGGCGACGAACAACGACAAGGACTACGACAACGGCGTGAAGGTCGTCCCCGCGCAGCTGCTCGACTCGGTCATCATCTACAAGTCGAACTACGAGAAGGAGCTCGTGGAGTCGGGCTACTACAAGGCGTCGGACCTCCAGTGA
- the mmsA gene encoding multiple monosaccharide ABC transporter ATP-binding protein — translation MSDTILQMQDITKTFPGVKALQDVNLSVRRGEIHAICGENGAGKSTLMKVLSGVYPHGSYDGEITFEGEPCRFGGIRDSEHRGIVIIHQELALAPQLSIAENIFLGNEQATRGLIDWNRTNHAAGQLLERVGLRENPVTPIIDLGVGKQQLVEIAKALSKEVRLLILDEPTAALNDEDSAHLLGLLRGLRDHGITCVIISHKLNEVMAIADRVTILRDGRTITTMDLATDEVTEDKIISGMVGRDLDHRFPPHESRIGEEVLRIEDWTVHSPTQHGRVVVRNANLNLRRGEIVGLAGLMGAGRTELAMSVFGRSYGTGISGRIIKDGKEIHLRSVRDAIKNGIAYATEDRKRFGLNLIEDIKRNISAAALGKLAKRGLVDENEEYKVAGDFRKSMNIKAPSVLSITGKLSGGNQQKVVLSKWIFTNPDVLILDEPTRGIDVGAKYEIYTIINRLADEGKAILVISSELPELLGICDRIYTLSAGRITGDVPRHEATQESLMTLMTKGTE, via the coding sequence ATGAGCGACACCATCCTGCAGATGCAGGACATCACCAAGACGTTTCCCGGGGTAAAGGCGCTCCAGGACGTCAATCTGTCCGTAAGGCGCGGCGAGATCCACGCGATCTGCGGCGAGAACGGCGCCGGCAAGTCGACCCTGATGAAGGTCCTGTCCGGGGTCTACCCGCACGGCTCCTACGACGGAGAGATCACGTTCGAGGGCGAGCCGTGCCGCTTCGGCGGCATCCGCGACAGTGAGCACCGCGGCATCGTCATCATCCACCAGGAGCTGGCGCTGGCGCCGCAGCTGTCCATCGCCGAGAACATCTTCCTCGGCAACGAGCAGGCCACCCGCGGCCTGATCGACTGGAACCGCACCAACCACGCCGCGGGTCAGCTGCTGGAGCGGGTCGGGCTGCGCGAGAACCCGGTCACCCCGATCATCGACCTCGGCGTCGGCAAGCAGCAGCTCGTCGAGATCGCCAAGGCGCTCTCCAAGGAGGTGCGGCTGCTCATCCTCGACGAGCCGACCGCGGCGCTCAACGACGAGGACTCGGCGCACCTGCTCGGCCTGCTGCGCGGACTGCGCGACCACGGCATCACCTGCGTGATCATCTCGCACAAGCTCAACGAGGTGATGGCGATCGCCGACCGGGTGACCATCCTGCGCGACGGCCGCACCATCACGACGATGGACCTGGCCACCGACGAGGTCACCGAGGACAAGATCATCTCGGGCATGGTCGGGCGCGACCTGGACCACCGGTTCCCGCCGCACGAGTCGCGGATCGGCGAGGAGGTGCTGCGGATCGAGGACTGGACCGTGCACAGCCCCACCCAGCACGGCCGGGTGGTGGTCCGCAACGCCAACCTGAACCTGCGCCGCGGCGAGATCGTCGGGCTGGCCGGGCTGATGGGCGCCGGCCGCACCGAGCTGGCCATGAGCGTCTTCGGCCGCTCGTACGGCACCGGCATCTCGGGGCGGATCATCAAGGACGGCAAGGAGATCCACCTGCGGTCCGTGCGTGACGCGATCAAGAACGGCATCGCGTACGCGACGGAGGACCGCAAGCGGTTCGGCCTGAACCTGATCGAGGACATCAAGCGCAACATCTCCGCGGCGGCCCTCGGCAAGCTCGCCAAGCGCGGCCTGGTGGACGAGAACGAGGAATACAAGGTCGCCGGCGACTTCCGCAAGAGCATGAACATCAAGGCGCCGAGCGTGCTGAGCATCACCGGCAAGCTCTCCGGCGGCAACCAGCAGAAGGTCGTGCTGTCCAAGTGGATTTTCACGAACCCCGACGTGCTGATCCTGGACGAGCCGACCCGCGGCATCGACGTCGGCGCCAAGTACGAGATCTATACGATCATCAACCGGCTGGCGGACGAAGGTAAGGCGATCCTGGTCATCTCCTCGGAACTGCCGGAACTGCTCGGCATCTGCGACCGCATCTACACGCTGTCGGCGGGCCGGATCACCGGCGACGTGCCGCGGCACGAGGCCACCCAGGAAAGCCTGATGACGCTCATGACAAAGGGAACGGAGTAA
- the mmsB gene encoding multiple monosaccharide ABC transporter permease translates to MSVAPTNADLAVDETPGAPAGPTGDSPRKFSLNLRQSGIYIAFAIFVLVFTVLTDGDMLAPQNISNIVVQNSYILILAIGMILIIIAGHIDLSVGSVVAVCGAVAADLMVNYHVAWPLALLITLVVGGVIGAWQGYWVAYFGIPAFIVTLAGMLLFRAATFSVLGNRGIGPFPDPVRTMANGFTEGYLGNIGLGVLGGADLLSLLLGLLAVAGIVFSQWRARAGRQQYGQAVDPMPMFIAKMAVPSILVIVVVTQLARYKNLPWVLVLLAFLVMGYSLLTNRAVFGRQIYAVGGNLQAATLSGVKVKSVIFWLFVNMGVLAALAGVIFAGRLNQAGPTAGNTFELDAIAAAFVGGAAVQGGVGKVVGAITGGLLMGVINNGMSLIGAEVQTVMYVKGGVLLLAVALDVWSKRRAGASR, encoded by the coding sequence ATGTCTGTCGCACCCACCAACGCCGACCTCGCGGTGGACGAGACGCCGGGCGCGCCGGCCGGGCCGACCGGGGACTCGCCCCGCAAGTTCAGCCTCAACCTGCGCCAGAGCGGCATCTACATCGCCTTCGCCATCTTCGTTCTGGTGTTCACCGTGCTCACCGACGGTGACATGCTGGCGCCGCAGAACATCAGCAACATCGTCGTGCAGAACTCCTACATCCTGATCCTGGCGATCGGGATGATCCTGATCATCATCGCCGGCCACATCGACCTGTCGGTCGGCTCCGTGGTCGCGGTCTGCGGCGCGGTCGCCGCGGACCTGATGGTCAACTATCACGTGGCGTGGCCCCTCGCGCTGTTGATCACGCTGGTGGTCGGCGGCGTCATCGGCGCCTGGCAGGGCTACTGGGTCGCCTACTTCGGCATCCCGGCCTTCATCGTCACCCTCGCGGGCATGCTGCTGTTCCGGGCGGCGACCTTCTCCGTGCTGGGCAACCGCGGCATCGGCCCGTTCCCGGACCCGGTGCGCACGATGGCGAACGGCTTCACCGAGGGCTACCTGGGCAATATCGGTCTCGGCGTGCTCGGCGGCGCGGACCTGCTCAGCCTGCTGCTCGGCCTGCTCGCCGTCGCGGGCATCGTCTTCAGCCAGTGGCGCGCCCGCGCCGGCCGCCAGCAGTACGGCCAGGCCGTCGACCCGATGCCGATGTTCATCGCCAAGATGGCGGTGCCGTCGATCCTGGTCATCGTCGTGGTGACGCAGCTGGCCCGCTACAAGAACCTGCCGTGGGTGCTGGTGCTGCTGGCCTTCCTGGTGATGGGCTATTCGCTGCTGACCAACCGGGCGGTCTTCGGCCGCCAGATCTACGCGGTCGGCGGCAACCTCCAGGCCGCGACGCTGTCCGGCGTCAAGGTCAAGTCGGTCATCTTCTGGCTCTTCGTGAACATGGGCGTCCTGGCGGCGCTGGCCGGCGTGATCTTCGCGGGCCGGCTGAACCAGGCCGGCCCGACGGCGGGCAACACGTTCGAGCTCGACGCGATCGCGGCGGCCTTCGTCGGCGGCGCGGCGGTGCAGGGCGGCGTCGGCAAGGTGGTCGGCGCGATCACCGGCGGCCTGCTCATGGGCGTGATCAACAACGGCATGTCGCTGATCGGCGCCGAGGTCCAGACGGTCATGTACGTCAAGGGCGGCGTCCTGCTCCTCGCGGTCGCGCTCGACGTGTGGAGCAAGCGCCGCGCCGGCGCCTCCCGCTGA